Part of the Sulfobacillus acidophilus DSM 10332 genome, CCGGCAAAGGCCATGGTCCAAATTAAAGCCGGCAGCAGATCGGCCAAGCGAATGATCGGTTTGTCGGCCAAGAAGTTCACACCGATCGCGGCCACCATGATACCCCCCACCACGGTCAGATCGTTTAATACCGCACCCTTTAATATCAGGGCCAAACTGTGCGCCCCCAGACTTAAGAGGCCTTCGTACAAGACGGTTACCGGTGCCGATAACACCACCCCCCAGCCCATGACCGACGACAGCAAAAGAGCGGTCGTGCCGTCCAAAAGGGCTTTAGTCTGCAGGACTGTCGGATGGTTGCTAAGACCCGCTTGGATTGAGCCGATTATCGCCATGGCGCCCACGTTAAATATGAGGGTGGCGGTGAGAAATCC contains:
- a CDS encoding protein of unknown function DUF554 (PFAM: Protein of unknown function (DUF554)~COGs: COG1811 Uncharacterized membrane protein possible Na+ channel or pump~InterPro IPR007563~KEGG: sth:STH3109 hypothetical protein~PFAM: Protein of unknown function DUF554~SPTR: Putative uncharacterized protein) produces the protein MTHLTGALINGLGILAGTLIGLIWGRRIHHQFRDQATKILGLVVSLIGLKMAWAMSDPVNILLSLLLGAWTGHALGLQDRLDHMGQRIERWAGQQGAVQGFLTATLIFNVGAMAIIGSIQAGLSNHPTVLQTKALLDGTTALLLSSVMGWGVVLSAPVTVLYEGLLSLGAHSLALILKGAVLNDLTVVGGIMVAAIGVNFLADKPIIRLADLLPALIWTMAFAGLKHLGLSFV